From Shewanella yunxiaonensis, the proteins below share one genomic window:
- a CDS encoding flagellar basal body P-ring protein FlgI → MKNQWWLLLGLLLCLPIKAERIKDIADIQGVRENQLIGYGLVVGLPGTGEKTRYTEQTFKTMLKNFGITLDDTIRPKIKNSAVVAVHADMPAFIKPGQTIDVTVSSIGEAKSLRGGSLLQTFMRGVDGNVYAIAQGSLVVSGFSADGMDGSKVVNNTPTVGRIPNGAIVEREVASPFDAGDYLTFNLRRADFDTAKRTADAINNLLGPDVAKPLDAASIRVSAPRDPGQRVSFLATLENIQVQPADEAAKVIVNSRTGTIVVGKDVRLLPAAITHGGLTVTIAENPQVSQPNALAAGNTTVTPNSTIGVSQSNQRMFLFNPGTTLDELVRAVNMVGAAPSDVLAILEALKVAGALHGELIVI, encoded by the coding sequence ATGAAAAACCAATGGTGGCTGCTACTTGGATTGCTGCTGTGCCTCCCGATAAAGGCTGAACGCATTAAAGATATCGCTGATATTCAGGGCGTACGTGAAAACCAGCTGATTGGTTATGGTCTGGTCGTCGGTTTGCCTGGAACCGGCGAGAAGACGCGCTACACCGAACAGACTTTCAAAACCATGTTGAAAAACTTCGGTATCACGCTGGATGATACCATCAGACCAAAAATCAAAAACAGTGCGGTAGTGGCAGTTCATGCGGACATGCCAGCGTTTATCAAACCCGGCCAAACGATTGATGTGACGGTATCCAGTATTGGTGAAGCTAAAAGCCTACGCGGTGGGAGTTTACTACAAACCTTTATGCGCGGGGTGGACGGTAATGTGTATGCGATTGCTCAAGGGAGCCTGGTAGTCAGCGGGTTCAGCGCCGATGGTATGGACGGTTCTAAGGTGGTGAACAATACCCCTACTGTTGGGCGTATTCCCAACGGTGCCATTGTCGAACGTGAAGTCGCTTCCCCCTTTGATGCCGGGGATTACTTGACCTTTAATTTGCGGCGGGCCGATTTTGATACAGCTAAGCGTACTGCCGATGCCATTAACAATCTGCTGGGCCCAGATGTGGCAAAACCACTGGATGCGGCGTCTATTCGGGTCAGTGCCCCACGAGATCCGGGGCAACGCGTATCGTTTCTTGCGACGCTGGAAAATATTCAGGTACAGCCGGCTGATGAAGCCGCCAAGGTCATCGTCAATTCCCGGACGGGTACCATTGTCGTTGGCAAAGACGTCAGGTTGTTGCCTGCCGCGATTACCCATGGCGGACTCACCGTCACCATCGCTGAAAATCCTCAAGTATCGCAGCCCAATGCGTTGGCTGCGGGTAACACAACGGTGACACCAAACAGCACTATCGGCGTGTCTCAGTCGAATCAGCGGATGTTCCTGTTTAACCCCGGCACCACTCTGGATGAATTAGTCCGGGCGGTGAATATGGTGGGCGCGGCACCTTCGGATGTGTTGGCCATCCTTGAAGCATTAAAGGTGGCCGGCGCTTTGCATGGTGAGCTTATTGTCATCTGA
- the flgK gene encoding flagellar hook-associated protein FlgK, translated as MSVDLLNIARSGVLAAQSQIGVTSNNISNVNTDGYSRQVATQATQDSQYLGGNYYGTGTYVADVKRIYNDFAARELRIGQTTLSTAEMSYNKLSGLDQMLSNTGSTLTSSLDGFFSSLNDLADQPSDTGIRQTVLSSAQQLAANFNQMDGYLDSEMNQTNDEISGITDRINEISKEMANINQELMKTDTPDPQLLDKQDSLIKELSQYAEVNVIPLDNGGCSIMMGSSFMLVSGEVAMSMGTTTGDPYPTESALTYTLGNTTLKVDPSKLGGQLGALYDYRDNTLQPASQQLGQMALGVADAFNTLQSQGFDLSGQVGQNIFTDINDPLMAQGRVGAYTGNGGTAVLSATIDDVGALTGDSYQLRYTTSGTYELTNNQTGAVANLTLNGSALQSADGFTLNIDTGALAAGDRFEIRPTANAAGTLQVEMTDPKGLAAASPKITADTANASSAVASLVSIDNRADTNFPGTGSELTYTIDALGNYTATDANDAVVTIGTTTGTPPQISDNGFTFQVDALPASGTNSYTFDLSLAVGDNSNAIAMADLADSKIMEGGNATLADVFQQTKLDVGSQTKAAEVSMNSAQSIYDQAYNRMQSESGVNLDEEAANLMKFQQAYMASARVMTTANSIFDTLFNAVQ; from the coding sequence ATGTCGGTTGATTTGTTGAATATCGCACGGTCTGGGGTGCTGGCAGCGCAGTCCCAGATTGGCGTGACCAGTAATAATATCAGCAATGTCAACACTGACGGCTATAGCCGTCAGGTCGCGACGCAAGCCACCCAGGACTCTCAATATCTTGGGGGGAATTACTATGGCACCGGCACTTATGTCGCGGATGTTAAACGGATATATAACGATTTTGCTGCCAGAGAATTACGCATAGGCCAGACGACACTGAGCACCGCTGAGATGAGTTACAACAAACTGAGTGGCTTGGATCAGATGCTCTCCAATACCGGCAGTACACTGACGTCTTCGCTCGACGGCTTTTTCTCGAGTCTTAATGACTTAGCTGATCAACCTTCTGATACCGGAATCCGTCAGACGGTACTCAGTTCCGCACAACAACTTGCGGCCAATTTTAATCAGATGGATGGCTATCTCGACAGTGAGATGAACCAAACCAATGATGAAATTTCCGGCATCACTGATCGCATCAATGAGATCAGTAAAGAGATGGCTAACATCAACCAGGAACTGATGAAAACAGACACACCCGATCCGCAGTTACTGGATAAACAGGACTCGTTGATCAAAGAGCTGAGTCAATATGCCGAAGTTAACGTCATTCCGTTAGACAACGGCGGTTGTAGCATCATGATGGGCAGCTCCTTTATGTTGGTGTCCGGTGAAGTTGCCATGTCGATGGGCACCACGACGGGCGATCCCTATCCGACAGAGTCTGCGTTAACCTATACCCTCGGCAACACCACCTTAAAAGTGGATCCATCAAAACTCGGCGGGCAGTTGGGAGCCCTGTATGACTATCGCGATAATACCCTGCAGCCAGCATCTCAGCAGTTAGGGCAAATGGCGCTTGGTGTTGCCGATGCTTTTAATACGCTGCAGTCACAAGGCTTCGATCTGAGCGGTCAGGTCGGCCAGAATATTTTTACCGATATCAACGATCCGCTGATGGCGCAGGGACGGGTGGGGGCGTATACCGGTAATGGTGGCACTGCCGTCCTCAGTGCGACTATTGATGATGTCGGCGCATTGACCGGCGATAGCTATCAGCTACGTTACACCACTAGCGGGACATACGAGCTGACCAATAATCAGACTGGCGCCGTTGCTAATCTCACACTTAATGGTTCCGCGTTGCAAAGTGCCGACGGTTTTACCCTCAATATTGATACGGGCGCTTTAGCTGCTGGCGATCGCTTTGAAATCAGACCGACCGCCAATGCTGCCGGAACTCTGCAGGTGGAAATGACCGATCCGAAAGGATTGGCCGCTGCATCACCTAAAATCACTGCCGACACGGCTAACGCGAGCAGTGCTGTAGCATCGCTGGTCAGTATCGATAACCGTGCCGACACTAATTTCCCCGGGACCGGTAGTGAACTCACTTACACCATCGATGCGTTGGGAAACTACACCGCAACGGATGCCAATGATGCCGTTGTTACTATCGGCACAACAACCGGTACCCCGCCGCAAATCAGCGATAACGGGTTTACTTTTCAAGTGGATGCGTTACCTGCCAGTGGTACCAATAGTTACACCTTCGATCTCAGTCTTGCGGTCGGTGATAACAGCAACGCTATTGCGATGGCAGACCTTGCTGACAGCAAAATCATGGAAGGCGGTAACGCAACCTTGGCGGACGTGTTCCAGCAAACCAAATTGGATGTGGGCAGCCAGACTAAAGCGGCTGAAGTCAGTATGAATTCTGCCCAAAGCATCTACGACCAGGCATATAACCGGATGCAGTCTGAATCCGGCGTCAACCTGGATGAAGAAGCGGCCAACCTGATGAAGTTTCAGCAGGCGTATATGGCCTCAGCACGGGTGATGACTACCGCCAATTCGATTTTTGACACCTTATTCAATGCCGTGCAATAG
- a CDS encoding flagellar hook assembly protein FlgD has product MGSVTSSTTDTSSTSSTSNNQSLTQADFFSLLSTQLSMQDPSNPVDNDQMISQMASFSTVDGIGKLNDEITSLNTVMTSSQALQASGLVGQKVLVPSGTGYVSADDPTLKGVISTSTPINSIKVAVQDASGQVVRNFTVDGSAGGNVDVDWDGLDNSGNAVAPGQYTLTANGVVDGTSEDLYVSTYGHVSSVSLNSSTGAVLNVRGVGGVALSDVLAVSEG; this is encoded by the coding sequence ATCGGTTCGGTGACATCTTCAACAACTGATACTTCCAGTACCAGTTCAACCAGCAACAATCAGTCCTTAACACAGGCAGATTTCTTTTCGTTGCTGAGTACTCAGTTGTCAATGCAGGATCCTTCAAATCCCGTAGACAATGACCAGATGATTTCGCAGATGGCATCATTCTCTACAGTAGACGGGATCGGCAAGTTAAATGACGAGATCACCAGTCTCAATACTGTAATGACCTCTAGCCAGGCATTGCAGGCATCAGGTCTGGTCGGCCAAAAAGTGTTGGTGCCCTCTGGCACCGGTTATGTATCCGCGGATGATCCTACGCTAAAAGGGGTTATCAGCACTTCGACACCAATTAACAGTATTAAAGTGGCGGTGCAGGATGCTTCCGGTCAGGTAGTCAGAAACTTTACTGTTGATGGCAGTGCGGGTGGCAACGTCGATGTTGACTGGGATGGTCTGGATAACAGCGGCAATGCTGTGGCACCTGGTCAATATACGCTTACCGCCAATGGTGTGGTCGATGGCACGTCTGAGGATCTATACGTCAGCACCTATGGCCATGTCAGCAGTGTTTCGCTCAATTCCAGTACCGGGGCCGTACTCAACGTTAGAGGCGTTGGCGGTGTAGCACTGTCGGATGTGTTGGCGGTTTCTGAAGGTTAA
- a CDS encoding CheR family methyltransferase, whose translation MKVPDKSLAETEYNQFRLFLEQHSGIVLGENKQYLVRSRLAPLMGKYGLPSLSEVVKQSMRPTERQLRAEVIDAMTTNETLWFRDRYPFELLPNNILPQFARLGRPLKIWSAACSSGQEPYSLAMTILEYQQRRPGGLPGSASILATDLSPSMLERCKNAEYDSLALGRGLSDERKRQFFDALPSGNMRVKDNVRRLVSFRAHNLLESYTLLGKFDIIFCRNVLIYFAPEAKAKILRQFAAALNPKGILFLGASESIAGLSDEFDMIRCNPGIYYQRKI comes from the coding sequence ATCAAGGTGCCAGATAAATCTCTTGCAGAAACCGAGTACAATCAGTTCCGGCTGTTCTTGGAACAACACAGTGGTATTGTGCTGGGTGAAAATAAGCAATATCTGGTGCGCAGTAGACTCGCGCCGTTGATGGGCAAATATGGGCTGCCGTCATTATCAGAAGTGGTGAAGCAGTCCATGCGTCCCACTGAGAGACAGTTACGGGCTGAAGTTATTGATGCCATGACTACCAACGAAACCCTCTGGTTCCGTGACCGTTATCCCTTTGAATTGTTGCCAAACAATATCTTGCCGCAGTTTGCCAGACTCGGAAGGCCCCTCAAAATCTGGTCGGCGGCCTGTTCTTCTGGACAGGAGCCTTATTCCTTGGCAATGACCATTCTTGAATATCAGCAACGTCGTCCGGGTGGATTACCTGGAAGTGCTTCAATCCTGGCAACGGATTTATCACCTTCAATGCTGGAGCGTTGTAAGAACGCGGAATATGACAGCCTGGCATTGGGGAGAGGCTTATCTGACGAGCGTAAACGTCAGTTTTTTGATGCTTTACCAAGTGGCAATATGCGAGTGAAAGACAATGTCAGGCGTTTGGTCAGCTTCAGAGCGCATAATCTCCTGGAAAGCTATACCTTGCTCGGTAAGTTCGACATTATCTTTTGCCGAAATGTTTTGATCTATTTTGCTCCTGAAGCCAAGGCAAAAATCCTGCGGCAATTTGCTGCCGCCCTGAACCCCAAAGGCATCCTGTTTTTGGGTGCGTCAGAGTCTATTGCGGGTTTATCTGATGAGTTTGATATGATTCGCTGCAATCCAGGGATCTATTACCAACGTAAAATCTGA
- the flgF gene encoding flagellar basal-body rod protein FlgF, producing MDKFLYIAMTGAKQNMDALAVRANNLANANTDGFKADMEQARAMQAFGEGLPTRVFAMTELPSSDFKSGPIQTTGRNLDIAVKDQGWIAVQADDGSEAYTRAGSLNIDVNGMLRNSSGHLVMGQNGPINIPLPVQKLDIATDGTISVTPQGATPEVKENVGQIKLTNPGNQNLMRGEDGLFRTLSGQPAAADPAVSVVSGAVEGSNVNPIEEMVSMISLQRQFELQVKMMKTAEENDKSSAALVRIS from the coding sequence GTGGACAAATTTCTCTACATCGCGATGACGGGTGCCAAGCAAAATATGGATGCTTTGGCGGTCAGGGCAAACAATTTAGCTAACGCAAATACTGATGGCTTCAAAGCCGATATGGAGCAAGCGCGGGCGATGCAAGCGTTTGGAGAGGGATTGCCAACCAGAGTATTCGCGATGACGGAATTGCCGTCTTCCGATTTTAAGTCTGGCCCTATTCAGACCACCGGTCGCAATCTTGATATCGCGGTGAAGGATCAAGGTTGGATAGCGGTACAGGCTGATGATGGTAGCGAAGCGTATACCCGGGCGGGCAGCCTGAATATTGACGTTAATGGCATGCTGCGCAATAGCAGCGGTCATTTGGTGATGGGGCAGAATGGTCCAATCAACATTCCTTTGCCGGTTCAAAAACTTGATATTGCAACTGATGGAACGATCTCGGTCACCCCACAGGGGGCGACGCCGGAAGTCAAAGAGAATGTTGGTCAAATCAAGCTGACGAATCCCGGAAATCAAAATTTGATGCGTGGCGAAGATGGTCTGTTCCGTACCTTAAGTGGTCAGCCTGCCGCCGCAGATCCGGCTGTGAGCGTGGTGAGTGGCGCGGTTGAAGGCAGTAACGTCAACCCGATAGAAGAGATGGTTAGTATGATCAGTTTGCAGCGCCAATTTGAACTGCAAGTAAAAATGATGAAAACGGCAGAGGAAAACGACAAGTCATCTGCCGCTTTGGTTCGCATTAGCTAG
- the flgC gene encoding flagellar basal body rod protein FlgC, producing the protein MGLFNIFNIAGSGMSAQSVRLNTTASNIANADSVSSSVDTTYKARHPVFEAELAKATNGQQQQDGYSVKVSGIVESDKPLVKEYAPDHPLADADGYIYKPNVNVVEEMADMISASRSYQMNVQVADATKSMLQQTLQLGK; encoded by the coding sequence ATGGGGCTATTCAATATTTTTAATATTGCCGGTTCTGGCATGTCTGCCCAGTCTGTGCGGTTGAATACCACTGCCAGCAACATCGCCAACGCGGATTCGGTGTCCAGTAGTGTGGATACCACCTATAAAGCCCGGCACCCAGTATTTGAAGCCGAGCTGGCGAAGGCGACCAATGGGCAGCAGCAACAAGATGGTTATTCGGTCAAGGTATCGGGGATTGTAGAGAGCGATAAGCCGCTGGTGAAGGAATATGCGCCTGATCACCCGTTAGCCGATGCCGATGGCTACATATATAAACCCAATGTCAACGTGGTAGAGGAGATGGCAGATATGATCTCTGCATCGCGCTCCTACCAGATGAATGTTCAGGTAGCTGATGCTACCAAGTCCATGCTGCAGCAAACGCTGCAGTTAGGTAAATGA
- the flgB gene encoding flagellar basal body rod protein FlgB: MAISFDKALGVHQYTLGIRAQRAEVLSSNIANADTPNYKARDVDFNAALQSAMGKRQGMQMAATSEKHFDMKSLVQENVRFRVPDQPDTGDGNTVDMQEEQQAFMQNALEYQMSLGFLDGKFSGMKKAIRGD, encoded by the coding sequence ATGGCGATCAGTTTTGATAAGGCTCTGGGCGTTCATCAATACACCCTGGGGATCCGTGCACAGCGTGCGGAAGTGCTATCCAGTAATATCGCCAATGCTGATACTCCCAACTATAAAGCCAGAGATGTGGATTTTAATGCGGCATTGCAGAGTGCCATGGGAAAACGGCAAGGCATGCAAATGGCGGCTACTTCCGAAAAGCATTTTGATATGAAGTCATTGGTCCAGGAAAACGTCAGGTTCCGCGTGCCAGATCAACCTGACACCGGTGATGGAAATACCGTAGACATGCAGGAAGAACAACAGGCGTTTATGCAAAATGCGTTGGAATATCAAATGTCTCTCGGGTTTCTTGATGGTAAGTTTTCCGGCATGAAAAAGGCGATAAGAGGAGACTGA
- the flgE gene encoding flagellar hook protein FlgE encodes MSFNIALSGINAAQKDLNTTANNIANVNTTGFKESRAEFADVYANSIFSNSKTAVGGGVTTTQVAQQFHQGNLQSTNNALDMAISGNGFFVTSSSIDTQDYSFTRAGAFKRDENGFLVDSQGNYLQCFQVDSDGNSASVSLSTTKPVQIPDTAGSPQATQNVSMSMNLNSNSTALDPAAFDPTDSSTFNNSTAVTIYDSLGESHTLTSYFVKPQDGAYTGESNWVVYYAVDGQQVNLDSAAGTYQMDTTGDGSPDSTGTAQTTGGWTGAVLTFDATGAYKGSSPATITTQQLGISGANVLSAAAEGSQQISIGFNQPTQYAESFSTTELTQDGITVGRLTNVEVGSDGLISAKYSNGSTVPLARVALARFSNEQGLTQVGNTSWKASLESGEALAGEANSGVFGAIKSSYLESSNVDLTTELVDLISAQRNFQANSRTLEVNNTLQQTVLQIR; translated from the coding sequence ATGTCTTTTAACATCGCTCTTAGCGGGATCAATGCGGCGCAAAAAGATCTCAATACAACAGCAAATAACATTGCCAACGTGAACACTACTGGTTTTAAGGAATCACGGGCAGAATTTGCCGATGTTTATGCAAACTCGATTTTCTCCAACAGCAAGACAGCGGTTGGTGGCGGTGTCACTACCACCCAGGTCGCGCAACAGTTCCATCAGGGCAATTTGCAGTCTACCAATAACGCGCTGGATATGGCGATCAGTGGTAATGGCTTCTTCGTGACTTCGTCTTCTATTGATACCCAGGACTATTCATTTACTCGTGCCGGGGCATTCAAGCGTGATGAAAATGGTTTCTTGGTGGATTCACAAGGTAACTACTTGCAATGTTTTCAGGTGGATTCCGATGGCAACTCTGCATCAGTCAGCTTAAGTACCACTAAACCAGTACAGATCCCTGATACCGCTGGCAGCCCGCAAGCCACTCAAAATGTATCCATGAGTATGAACTTGAATTCAAACTCCACTGCGTTAGATCCGGCAGCGTTTGATCCAACGGATTCATCCACATTTAATAACTCAACCGCGGTAACTATCTATGACTCGTTGGGTGAGTCACACACATTGACCTCCTACTTCGTTAAACCTCAGGATGGTGCTTACACCGGTGAAAGTAACTGGGTGGTCTATTATGCCGTGGATGGCCAGCAGGTTAATCTGGACAGCGCTGCGGGTACTTATCAAATGGATACTACGGGTGATGGCAGTCCAGACAGCACAGGCACAGCTCAAACCACGGGTGGCTGGACTGGCGCCGTCCTGACTTTTGACGCCACCGGTGCTTATAAAGGTTCTAGCCCCGCCACGATCACGACTCAACAGCTAGGCATCTCTGGTGCTAATGTACTCAGTGCGGCGGCTGAAGGTTCGCAGCAGATTTCCATCGGGTTCAATCAACCGACACAATACGCTGAGAGCTTTAGTACGACGGAGTTAACTCAAGACGGTATTACTGTGGGGCGCTTAACTAACGTCGAAGTGGGCAGTGATGGTCTGATCTCGGCGAAATACAGTAATGGTTCCACCGTCCCGTTAGCAAGAGTTGCATTGGCGCGTTTTTCCAATGAGCAGGGGCTGACTCAAGTCGGGAATACGTCTTGGAAAGCCAGTCTGGAGTCTGGTGAAGCGCTGGCGGGTGAAGCCAATAGCGGTGTGTTTGGTGCGATTAAATCTTCTTATCTGGAAAGCTCAAACGTCGACCTGACAACTGAGCTGGTAGACTTGATTTCTGCACAGCGTAATTTCCAGGCAAACTCTCGAACACTGGAAGTGAATAATACGCTGCAACAGACCGTATTACAGATCCGTTAA
- the flgG gene encoding flagellar basal-body rod protein FlgG, which translates to MHPALWISKTGLDAQQTDISVISNNIANASTVGYKKGRAVFEDLLYQTVNQAGGISAANTKLPNGLNLGAGTKVVATQKIFSQGNMETTDNSMDLMIQGPGFFEIQMPDGTTAYTRNGQFSLDDTGQMVTSGEGYVLQPGITIPDNATSITVSEEGEVSVKIPGTADNQVVGQLTMADFINPSGLQPIGQNLYLETGASGTPVEGTPSLDGMGSIKQGSLETSNVNVTEELVNLIESQRVYEMNSKVISAVDQMLGYVNQNL; encoded by the coding sequence ATGCATCCCGCTTTATGGATCAGTAAGACTGGCCTTGATGCCCAGCAGACCGATATATCGGTGATTTCTAACAACATCGCTAATGCGAGCACCGTCGGCTACAAGAAAGGGCGGGCAGTGTTTGAAGATCTGTTGTACCAAACCGTGAATCAGGCAGGGGGCATCAGTGCCGCCAACACTAAGTTGCCTAACGGGCTGAATCTGGGCGCGGGTACCAAAGTGGTAGCCACCCAGAAGATCTTCTCCCAAGGCAATATGGAAACTACGGATAACTCGATGGATTTGATGATCCAGGGGCCGGGGTTCTTCGAAATCCAGATGCCTGATGGTACCACCGCATATACCCGTAACGGTCAGTTTTCTCTGGACGATACCGGACAGATGGTTACCTCCGGTGAAGGTTATGTATTGCAACCCGGCATTACCATCCCGGATAACGCCACCAGTATTACCGTCTCCGAAGAAGGTGAAGTATCCGTAAAAATTCCGGGAACGGCTGACAACCAAGTGGTAGGACAGTTGACCATGGCGGATTTTATCAATCCATCCGGTCTGCAACCTATCGGTCAGAACCTGTATCTGGAAACTGGCGCTAGTGGTACTCCCGTCGAAGGAACACCGTCTTTAGATGGCATGGGCAGTATCAAGCAAGGCTCACTGGAAACTTCCAACGTGAACGTCACAGAGGAGCTAGTGAATCTTATCGAAAGCCAGCGCGTGTACGAGATGAACTCCAAGGTTATTTCAGCCGTAGACCAAATGCTGGGATACGTGAATCAGAACCTCTAG
- the flgH gene encoding flagellar basal body L-ring protein FlgH, whose translation MKLILKLLPLLLLGACAANQQKPIPDDPYYAPVYPDDGNSGLVPTGSIFEHNRATPLFSDLKAHRVGDIVTIQLVESTQAKKSAANQISKGSDLTVNPLTAAGSNVTINGKSLDLGYSDSMDTKRSAGTDQSNSLSGEISANVIQVLGNGNLVVRGEKWITINNGDEFIRITGIVRPQDITTSNTVQSPRVANARIQYSGTGTFADSQKVGWLSKFFMSDWWPF comes from the coding sequence ATGAAGCTGATACTAAAACTGTTGCCGTTGTTGCTGCTGGGAGCCTGTGCTGCCAACCAGCAAAAGCCAATCCCGGATGATCCTTATTACGCGCCTGTCTATCCAGATGATGGCAACAGCGGTTTAGTGCCAACCGGTTCCATATTTGAACATAATCGGGCCACACCTTTATTTTCTGATCTGAAAGCCCATCGGGTTGGGGACATCGTTACTATCCAATTAGTGGAGTCGACCCAAGCGAAAAAAAGCGCGGCTAATCAGATATCGAAAGGCTCTGATCTTACCGTCAATCCGCTGACAGCCGCTGGCAGTAACGTGACGATTAATGGTAAGTCGCTGGACTTGGGGTATAGCGACAGCATGGATACCAAACGTTCAGCGGGAACGGACCAAAGCAATAGTCTTTCAGGCGAAATCTCTGCCAATGTGATTCAGGTATTGGGCAACGGCAACCTAGTGGTTCGCGGCGAAAAATGGATCACCATCAACAACGGTGATGAGTTCATTCGTATCACCGGTATTGTTCGTCCACAAGACATTACTACCAGCAATACCGTGCAATCGCCCAGAGTGGCGAATGCCCGCATTCAATATAGCGGCACCGGTACCTTTGCCGATTCGCAAAAAGTTGGCTGGTTGAGCAAATTCTTTATGTCTGACTGGTGGCCTTTCTAA
- the flgJ gene encoding flagellar assembly peptidoglycan hydrolase FlgJ, with translation MDQLSNSSQFLDLSGLDNLRIKAQKDQKSALKQVAQQFESIFVQMLMKSMRDANAAFESDSPFNSQYTKFYEQMHDQQMSVDLSQKGMLGLADLMVQQLDPQDSGITPASVMRSTNGEPLLSAEAPAPKVSDKAAVASDTSMTFNVPTKQRVDAETSDASRVQTPNPAVSQQPKTAGTLDYDTLDSILSGKVLPDNTSAISSQEDFVKVLYPYARDAAEKLGTTPEVILAQSALETGWGQKMVKTSDGQPSNNLFNIKADPRWSGASTNASTTEYEQGTPVRENAIFRVYDNLKESFNDYVSLISQNGRYSKARAAAADPVQYVRGLAEAGYATDPQYASKVIKVMQSIKSDLGQFTQGAGSQ, from the coding sequence ATGGACCAACTTTCCAACTCATCACAATTTCTGGATCTTTCCGGCCTGGATAACTTGCGTATCAAGGCCCAGAAAGATCAGAAGTCAGCGCTTAAACAGGTGGCGCAGCAGTTTGAAAGCATTTTTGTGCAGATGCTGATGAAGAGCATGCGTGATGCCAACGCTGCATTTGAATCAGACAGTCCGTTTAACTCGCAGTACACCAAATTTTATGAACAGATGCACGACCAGCAGATGTCCGTGGATCTCTCGCAAAAAGGCATGTTGGGCCTGGCGGATTTGATGGTGCAACAACTCGATCCTCAGGACTCCGGGATCACGCCCGCTTCAGTGATGCGCAGTACCAACGGTGAGCCTTTGTTATCTGCTGAGGCACCAGCGCCGAAGGTATCTGATAAGGCAGCTGTTGCGTCAGATACCTCGATGACGTTTAACGTGCCGACGAAGCAGCGAGTCGATGCTGAGACCAGCGATGCCAGCAGGGTACAGACCCCGAACCCAGCCGTAAGTCAGCAGCCAAAAACTGCCGGAACGCTGGATTATGACACGCTGGACAGTATTTTAAGCGGCAAAGTGTTGCCGGATAACACTAGCGCGATTAGCTCGCAGGAAGATTTTGTCAAAGTGCTGTACCCCTATGCTCGTGATGCGGCGGAGAAATTGGGGACGACACCGGAGGTCATACTGGCGCAATCGGCGTTGGAAACCGGCTGGGGCCAGAAAATGGTGAAAACATCAGATGGTCAGCCTAGCAATAATTTGTTCAATATCAAGGCTGACCCACGTTGGTCAGGCGCGAGCACTAATGCGTCTACCACCGAATATGAACAGGGGACTCCGGTCCGTGAGAATGCCATATTCCGGGTCTATGACAATCTAAAAGAGAGCTTCAACGATTATGTGTCGTTGATTTCCCAAAATGGTCGCTATAGCAAGGCGAGAGCTGCCGCAGCCGATCCGGTGCAGTATGTGCGCGGTCTGGCTGAAGCGGGTTATGCCACCGATCCGCAGTATGCGAGCAAGGTGATCAAGGTGATGCAGAGCATCAAAAGTGACTTGGGGCAGTTTACACAAGGGGCTGGCAGTCAGTAA